In Calothrix sp. PCC 7507, one DNA window encodes the following:
- a CDS encoding glycosyltransferase family 2 protein, producing MNQPIYSLVIPIYNEEENITEMYRRLINVMEQLDGEAELILIDDGSRDRSLSMIRELHQRDSRVLYLSLARNFGHQIAVTAGLNFVQGKSVIVMDADLQDPPELILTMIEKWQEGYQVVYAQRLARKKESWLKRFTAYAFYRILRRLANVDIPADTGDFCLMDRQVVDILNAMPERNRYIRGLRAWVGFRQTAVHFERDPRFAGEVKYTFGKSWALAVDGIISFSKVPLRLATYLGMLSAAAALLMILLVLYWRLFDPVSPLIGFTLITLAMFFLGSVQLICIGILGEYIGRIYEEVKGRPIYTLKETGGFVKASEISAK from the coding sequence GTGAATCAGCCCATCTACTCTTTAGTCATCCCCATTTATAACGAAGAAGAAAATATTACAGAAATGTACCGCCGTCTGATTAATGTTATGGAACAGTTAGACGGCGAGGCTGAATTGATTTTAATTGATGATGGAAGCCGCGATCGCTCTTTAAGTATGATTCGTGAACTCCACCAGCGCGATAGCCGAGTGCTATACCTCAGTCTAGCTCGGAATTTTGGTCATCAAATCGCTGTCACGGCCGGTTTGAACTTTGTTCAAGGGAAAAGCGTCATTGTCATGGATGCCGATTTGCAAGATCCTCCAGAGCTAATTTTAACGATGATTGAAAAATGGCAAGAAGGCTACCAAGTAGTTTATGCTCAACGTTTAGCTCGCAAAAAAGAAAGCTGGCTGAAACGTTTTACAGCCTATGCCTTTTATCGCATTCTCCGGCGCTTGGCTAACGTAGACATACCCGCAGATACAGGAGATTTCTGCTTGATGGATCGTCAAGTAGTAGATATCCTCAATGCTATGCCTGAGCGTAACCGCTACATTCGCGGCTTACGTGCTTGGGTGGGTTTCCGGCAGACAGCCGTACATTTTGAACGCGATCCTCGGTTTGCTGGAGAAGTTAAATATACATTCGGCAAATCTTGGGCTTTAGCGGTTGACGGAATTATTTCCTTCTCAAAAGTTCCCTTAAGGCTAGCAACTTATTTAGGAATGCTGTCAGCTGCGGCGGCTCTATTAATGATTTTGCTAGTACTATATTGGCGCTTATTTGACCCAGTTTCTCCATTAATTGGGTTTACATTAATTACACTTGCGATGTTTTTCCTAGGTTCTGTGCAATTAATTTGTATTGGTATTCTAGGCGAGTATATTGGTCGGATTTATGAAGAAGTGAAAGGTCGTCCTATTTATACATTAAAAGAAACTGGAGGTTTTGTTAAAGCGTCAGAAATATCAGCTAAATAA
- a CDS encoding mannosyltransferase family protein, whose protein sequence is MVKVQIVITKILWTNEFIFPIAIWFFSRIFIWTTMLLIAPYVSAQLEGTPPSFTWEVFHAWDSVHYRSIVTSGYEFIDDGNQHNLAFFPLFPLSIWVLTRLGLPFEIAGTLVNNIAFFAALWCLYFWVKEHCGISAAQWATTVLAWCPMSLFTGVIYTEGLYLFLSTAALRAFDQKQYGWTALWGAMATATRPTGMALILALAIASWKERRPLVAYVASLTTATGILLFSIYCAIHFGHPLAFIQAQRGWRPSLGFDWQGWLNMLMQIPFGTTNWQFGWVLDPHGGIKDPWYPLLFTILVASAYSLWRFHKHLSSAKVVYGFYAFVGFLLILADEQLINNLLNTLMILGGSYLLWYLRRELTPVTIIYGFCGLGLLLASGGTISLSRLAYGIVSLSVALGVLLSRHRRQGFLMLGLCVILLAKLAVGFAQELWVG, encoded by the coding sequence ATGGTTAAAGTTCAAATAGTTATAACAAAAATTTTATGGACAAATGAGTTCATCTTTCCCATAGCAATCTGGTTTTTCAGCAGAATATTCATCTGGACTACCATGTTGTTGATTGCGCCATATGTCTCGGCACAATTGGAGGGAACTCCACCCAGTTTTACCTGGGAGGTTTTCCATGCATGGGATAGTGTCCATTACAGATCAATTGTTACTTCTGGATATGAATTCATCGATGACGGCAACCAACATAATCTAGCCTTCTTTCCCCTATTTCCTTTAAGTATTTGGGTTTTGACGCGACTGGGGTTGCCATTTGAAATTGCAGGCACGCTGGTAAACAACATAGCGTTTTTTGCCGCGCTTTGGTGTTTGTATTTTTGGGTTAAGGAACATTGTGGGATCAGTGCTGCACAGTGGGCTACTACTGTGTTGGCTTGGTGTCCGATGTCTTTGTTTACGGGGGTGATTTACACAGAGGGGTTGTATTTATTTTTAAGTACAGCGGCTTTGCGTGCCTTCGATCAAAAACAATATGGCTGGACTGCGCTTTGGGGTGCAATGGCGACAGCAACACGTCCTACAGGCATGGCATTGATTTTAGCGTTGGCGATCGCATCTTGGAAAGAACGTAGACCGCTTGTTGCCTATGTTGCATCTTTGACTACTGCCACTGGAATACTTCTATTCAGTATTTATTGTGCCATTCACTTCGGACATCCCTTAGCTTTTATCCAAGCACAGCGGGGATGGCGGCCATCTTTGGGGTTTGATTGGCAAGGTTGGTTGAATATGCTGATGCAAATTCCCTTCGGTACGACAAATTGGCAGTTTGGTTGGGTTCTAGATCCTCATGGAGGAATTAAAGACCCTTGGTATCCCCTATTATTTACCATTCTTGTTGCTAGTGCTTATAGTTTATGGCGCTTCCATAAACATTTGAGTTCTGCAAAAGTGGTCTATGGCTTTTACGCTTTCGTCGGATTTTTGTTAATCTTGGCAGACGAACAGTTAATCAATAACTTGCTGAACACTTTGATGATCTTAGGTGGCAGCTATTTATTGTGGTACTTACGCCGGGAACTTACCCCAGTAACAATCATTTATGGCTTTTGTGGCTTAGGTTTGCTACTCGCTTCTGGCGGTACAATCTCTTTGAGTCGTCTGGCTTATGGCATTGTCTCCCTGAGTGTAGCTTTGGGCGTGTTATTATCTCGTCACCGCCGCCAAGGATTTTTGATGCTGGGTTTGTGTGTCATATTACTTGCCAAGTTAGCTGTAGGTTTTGCCCAAGAACTTTGGGTGGGTTAA
- a CDS encoding glycosyltransferase family 39 protein translates to MNHSKLKRDYIILLIIWLVGLVIDRMWFFLDESIPYYDQSAHLTTALHHYRIFQHFNILSGDWWLSLWQLTPSYRAPFVYICTVPFLVLFGRGYDQASLVNLLYTALIIVSVYHLGNYLFQNRKIGITASMFCLLFPILGIMRTDYLLDYGLTAIVTLTFTVLTIWKDNYTRFLSWGLTIILGLGIGLIMLAKPTGFIFILVPSIWTLISFIKNRKFIKLIQTGLSLILAWLICGFWYGLNWLTIITSALNANQVGKGEGDPAPTTIAGWLYYPQLLSESVGLPILSVSIGIFLVYLIKYRVSSNLIAANLRTSARIWLLVFLLSSYIICSLGTNKDIRFILPCFPIISVILADLFNLIENILFDRLRLATLVLSGIVLLNNLFPLPLIQAWGGKHLPNDEAKKYPLAQLMDKINQTNPYLRSTLGVIPVSTPQVNEFTLDYFGTLADFRVYGRKLTTKLSQVAQDLQYFSWYVTRDNEPDEPGERGETKRKLKSLVESSPDLKLQSEWLLPNKDKLRIYHRKNPDVVIEKLSDTNSPIALEKAIIPNQVVVNQNNPVKYQITGSWDDLQNGLLLLKWQSEQSSWYHDHAIALGNAYCGIKCHPQGSFRVNENIATFVPKTLPLGKYQLSALYLDRRNSKITPLNIPNIAVNVTNESKVEKSQPLDLVSRMSQLAIELQKGKLDNIFVQIDNFNQYDPTQDYLKQIAIAANYRLQNEPNNLNWRYTLLLSQLLQRQVPELIQNLTELTKYDAQNPYTWLYLAFIYLYNFQPREAEPKLAIAEKLQPDIPELKTLKTVTNIMKFLPIVHF, encoded by the coding sequence ATGAATCATTCTAAACTTAAGAGAGATTATATAATCCTCTTAATAATTTGGTTGGTGGGATTAGTTATAGATAGAATGTGGTTTTTCTTAGATGAATCTATACCATATTATGATCAAAGCGCACATTTAACGACAGCATTACATCATTATAGAATTTTTCAACACTTCAATATCTTATCCGGAGACTGGTGGTTATCTCTGTGGCAATTAACTCCCAGTTACCGCGCTCCTTTTGTATATATTTGCACCGTACCGTTCTTAGTATTGTTCGGTAGGGGATACGATCAAGCGAGTTTAGTTAACTTGTTATATACCGCATTAATTATAGTATCAGTATATCATTTAGGTAATTATTTATTTCAAAACCGCAAAATTGGTATAACCGCCAGCATGTTTTGTCTGTTATTTCCAATTCTGGGAATTATGCGGACAGATTATTTATTAGATTATGGGTTAACGGCAATTGTTACACTAACTTTCACAGTTTTAACAATTTGGAAAGATAACTATACTAGATTTTTGTCATGGGGATTAACTATCATCCTAGGATTAGGAATAGGGTTAATCATGTTGGCTAAACCTACGGGCTTTATTTTTATTTTAGTTCCTAGTATCTGGACATTAATTAGTTTTATTAAAAACCGTAAATTTATTAAGCTAATTCAAACGGGGTTATCTTTAATTTTAGCTTGGTTAATTTGTGGTTTTTGGTATGGTTTAAATTGGTTAACGATTATTACATCCGCATTAAACGCTAACCAAGTCGGGAAAGGGGAGGGTGATCCGGCTCCTACAACTATTGCTGGGTGGTTATATTATCCACAATTGCTCTCAGAAAGTGTTGGCTTACCAATATTATCTGTGAGCATTGGTATTTTCTTGGTTTATCTCATTAAATATCGGGTTAGTAGTAATTTAATTGCAGCAAATCTGAGAACATCGGCTCGGATTTGGTTGCTAGTTTTTCTATTAAGTAGTTATATAATTTGTTCTTTGGGCACAAACAAAGATATCAGGTTTATATTGCCATGCTTTCCGATAATTAGTGTAATTTTGGCTGATTTATTTAATTTAATTGAAAATATATTATTTGATAGATTGAGATTAGCAACTCTTGTATTAAGTGGCATAGTGTTACTTAATAATTTGTTTCCTTTACCGCTAATTCAAGCATGGGGAGGAAAACATTTGCCCAATGATGAAGCTAAAAAATATCCCCTTGCTCAGTTAATGGATAAGATTAACCAAACAAATCCATATTTAAGGTCAACTTTAGGAGTAATTCCGGTTTCTACACCCCAAGTTAATGAGTTTACTTTAGATTATTTTGGGACATTAGCGGATTTTCGCGTATATGGGAGAAAATTAACTACAAAATTATCTCAAGTGGCTCAAGATTTACAATATTTTTCTTGGTATGTCACTAGAGATAATGAACCAGATGAACCGGGAGAAAGAGGAGAAACTAAACGGAAATTAAAATCTTTGGTGGAATCTTCTCCTGATTTAAAATTACAGAGTGAATGGTTATTACCTAATAAGGATAAATTAAGAATATATCACCGTAAAAATCCTGATGTGGTTATCGAAAAATTAAGTGATACCAATTCTCCGATCGCTCTAGAAAAAGCAATAATTCCTAACCAAGTAGTAGTAAATCAAAATAACCCAGTTAAATATCAAATAACAGGTTCGTGGGATGATTTGCAAAATGGTTTATTGCTTTTAAAATGGCAAAGTGAGCAATCATCCTGGTATCACGATCATGCGATCGCTCTAGGCAATGCGTACTGTGGTATCAAATGCCACCCTCAAGGAAGTTTCCGGGTAAATGAAAATATTGCCACATTTGTCCCCAAAACGCTACCGCTCGGAAAATATCAACTATCAGCGCTCTACTTAGATAGAAGAAACTCGAAAATTACACCTTTAAATATTCCTAATATTGCTGTAAATGTAACAAATGAAAGCAAAGTAGAAAAATCACAACCATTAGACTTAGTTTCTCGGATGTCACAATTGGCAATAGAGTTACAAAAGGGTAAATTAGATAATATATTTGTGCAAATAGATAATTTCAATCAATATGATCCTACTCAAGATTATTTAAAACAAATTGCAATAGCAGCTAATTATCGCCTGCAAAATGAACCAAATAATCTCAATTGGCGCTACACTCTATTACTTTCACAACTTTTACAGCGCCAAGTCCCCGAATTAATCCAAAATTTAACGGAATTAACTAAATATGATGCTCAAAATCCTTACACATGGCTTTATTTAGCTTTTATTTATTTATATAACTTTCAACCCAGAGAAGCTGAACCAAAATTAGCGATCGCCGAAAAATTGCAACCAGATATACCTGAGCTAAAAACTTTAAAAACTGTCACAAATATCATGAAATTTTTACCAATAGTCCATTTTTAA
- a CDS encoding DUF2079 domain-containing protein — MSRWIKVIEKIQRHNTIVVIISISALVLFVSSSLRHELFNSSGDLAFFDQGIYLISQGQLPISSILGFHLLSDHAAWILYFLALLYKIYPSVYWLFAIQSGALALGALPTYLLALQAGLKESQAVAMVAVYLLYPVVYNSNLCDFHPDAIAVLALLTAVFAARSRKLAWFCVSVLVVLGCKAVLSLTVVAMGVWLLFFEQRRLYGAIAIISGIAWFLIANNVIIPFFGSESALIQRHFYRYSYLGKSFPEMVQILLSHPEVIFSNIFSAINLEYLFFLFVPVIWALKPQCMIPLIGAIPCVVLNLLADHPSQKNLVLHYSLPAIPFLMLAVIASLATGKAWIQQKRLIVLWSLVGFLALGKFGFFTSRYIENWDNWQATKDAIALIKTQDTVLTTDIITPHLTHRKLISFKYDKSQQSDELDTFKYILLNVRHPGWAATSESYQYLVNNLKNQSQYKLEYQRDDVYLFVK, encoded by the coding sequence ATGAGCAGATGGATTAAAGTCATAGAAAAAATACAAAGACACAATACTATTGTTGTCATCATCAGTATTAGTGCCTTGGTTTTGTTTGTATCTAGCAGCCTTAGACATGAGTTATTTAATTCATCTGGAGATTTAGCATTTTTTGACCAAGGTATTTATTTAATTAGTCAGGGACAACTACCAATTTCTTCTATACTTGGTTTTCACCTGCTGTCAGATCATGCTGCTTGGATTTTATATTTTTTGGCTTTACTGTACAAAATTTATCCTAGTGTTTATTGGCTATTTGCAATCCAGTCTGGTGCTTTAGCTTTAGGTGCTTTACCTACATATTTGCTGGCGCTACAAGCTGGTTTAAAAGAAAGTCAAGCAGTCGCAATGGTAGCTGTATACCTACTGTATCCGGTGGTGTATAACAGCAATTTGTGTGATTTTCATCCAGATGCGATCGCTGTTCTCGCACTTTTGACAGCAGTTTTTGCTGCAAGATCGAGAAAACTAGCTTGGTTTTGCGTCAGTGTGCTGGTGGTGTTGGGCTGTAAGGCTGTACTTTCCTTGACTGTAGTGGCTATGGGGGTGTGGCTACTATTTTTTGAACAGCGGCGTTTGTATGGTGCGATCGCCATTATTAGCGGTATAGCTTGGTTTTTGATTGCCAATAATGTGATTATTCCATTTTTTGGCAGCGAATCAGCATTAATCCAGCGTCATTTTTATCGCTATAGCTATCTGGGAAAATCTTTTCCCGAAATGGTACAAATTTTACTATCCCATCCAGAAGTTATTTTCAGCAATATTTTTTCAGCTATCAATTTAGAATATTTGTTTTTTTTATTTGTACCTGTCATTTGGGCTTTAAAACCACAATGCATGATACCTTTGATAGGAGCAATTCCTTGTGTAGTGTTGAATCTACTTGCTGATCATCCGTCACAAAAAAATCTAGTTTTGCATTATTCTTTACCAGCTATCCCATTTCTTATGCTAGCCGTAATTGCTAGCCTAGCAACAGGTAAAGCATGGATACAACAAAAAAGATTGATTGTTTTGTGGTCATTGGTGGGATTTTTAGCTTTAGGTAAATTTGGATTCTTCACCTCAAGATATATAGAAAATTGGGACAATTGGCAAGCTACAAAAGATGCGATCGCTCTAATTAAAACTCAAGATACCGTTCTGACAACAGACATTATTACCCCACATTTAACCCATAGAAAGTTGATTAGTTTCAAATATGATAAATCTCAACAATCCGATGAATTAGATACCTTTAAGTATATATTACTCAATGTCCGCCATCCAGGTTGGGCTGCAACCTCAGAATCTTATCAATACTTAGTCAATAATCTGAAAAATCAGTCACAATATAAATTGGAATATCAACGCGATGACGTTTACTTGTTTGTGAAGTAG
- a CDS encoding glycosyltransferase family 39 protein, translated as MYPFKEKEWLLALLLASLALFLLFLGNLPLRDWDEGTYAIVAREIYRAGNWLYPTLQGEPFMLKPPLMQWLIALCYQLGGVQEFTTRFPGAILTALGIPLLYLVGRLVFNQSLPALFAALVYLTMLPVVRHGRLAMLDGMTISFFLLLLFCLLKSRHNQKYALGIGFCLGLITLTKGILVLVLGAIAGLFLLVNRQIILLKSPYLWAGILLGNAPAVAWYVAQWQHYGNTFLQVHFQDQSFNRLGQAVEGHNGPPWYYLIEVLKYGFPWLLFLPGGFYLAWKKRHTSWAALVLIGTIVYFLTISLMGTKLPWYVMPVYPFLALAIGAKLSVIWQLSKFKGLNWAIFFAIIAIAGLGGCAYFVMVDPQPVLIVMSIVLSISMAIVTWLVKKSDRNFIPVLFSGMYLVLLLLVSSQSWIWELNEAFPVKPVAELIRQHVSPGTTIYTSFAYSRPSLDFYSDCKVIAESVPVLQKMLSKKSYLLLDQQALVKINLTNSKIIGEAKGFMLISPPISSSNV; from the coding sequence ATGTATCCCTTCAAAGAAAAAGAATGGTTATTAGCCTTGTTGCTAGCATCTCTGGCTTTGTTCCTCCTATTTTTGGGAAATTTACCCTTACGAGACTGGGATGAAGGAACTTATGCGATCGTCGCTAGAGAAATTTACCGTGCTGGTAACTGGCTTTATCCTACCCTCCAAGGCGAACCATTTATGCTCAAGCCGCCTTTAATGCAATGGTTAATTGCATTGTGCTATCAGCTAGGAGGAGTGCAAGAATTTACTACCAGATTTCCTGGTGCGATATTAACAGCTTTGGGAATTCCTTTACTTTATTTAGTGGGACGTTTAGTTTTTAATCAAAGTTTGCCAGCTTTGTTTGCTGCTTTAGTGTACTTGACAATGTTACCTGTCGTACGTCATGGCAGACTAGCAATGTTAGATGGTATGACTATTTCTTTTTTTCTACTATTATTATTCTGTCTTTTAAAATCTCGTCATAACCAAAAATATGCGCTTGGTATAGGTTTTTGTTTGGGATTAATTACCCTAACCAAAGGGATTTTAGTGCTGGTATTGGGAGCGATAGCTGGTTTGTTTCTGCTGGTAAATCGACAAATAATATTGTTAAAAAGTCCCTATTTATGGGCAGGAATATTATTAGGAAATGCTCCTGCCGTAGCATGGTATGTGGCTCAATGGCAACATTATGGTAACACTTTCTTACAAGTCCATTTTCAAGACCAATCATTTAACCGTCTTGGACAAGCAGTAGAAGGTCATAATGGCCCGCCCTGGTACTATTTAATTGAGGTACTTAAATATGGTTTTCCCTGGCTGTTGTTTTTACCAGGAGGGTTTTATTTAGCTTGGAAAAAACGTCATACTAGCTGGGCTGCTTTAGTTCTGATAGGCACAATAGTTTATTTCTTAACTATTTCTTTGATGGGAACTAAACTACCGTGGTATGTGATGCCTGTTTATCCGTTTTTAGCTTTAGCAATTGGGGCAAAATTAAGTGTGATTTGGCAGCTAAGTAAGTTTAAGGGACTAAATTGGGCAATATTTTTTGCTATCATCGCTATTGCTGGTTTAGGAGGCTGTGCTTACTTTGTCATGGTCGATCCTCAGCCTGTGTTAATCGTCATGAGTATTGTTTTGTCAATCAGTATGGCGATAGTAACATGGCTTGTAAAAAAGAGCGATCGCAATTTTATTCCAGTTTTATTTTCAGGTATGTATCTAGTTTTATTGCTATTAGTCAGTTCCCAATCCTGGATATGGGAATTAAACGAAGCCTTCCCAGTTAAACCAGTTGCAGAATTAATTCGCCAACATGTCTCACCAGGAACAACAATCTATACTTCTTTTGCTTATAGTCGTCCTAGTTTAGACTTTTATAGTGATTGCAAAGTGATTGCTGAAAGTGTGCCAGTTTTACAAAAAATGTTGTCTAAGAAATCTTATTTGCTGTTAGATCAACAGGCTTTAGTGAAAATAAATCTAACTAATAGTAAAATTATAGGAGAAGCTAAAGGATTTATGCTGATTTCGCCACCAATTAGTTCTAGCAATGTATAG
- a CDS encoding type II toxin-antitoxin system Phd/YefM family antitoxin yields the protein MYSTELPTNLAELGELLRRVLSGEEVILSQAGTPIARIVPVSQQPIPRIPGLDRGKVVISPDFNLPLPEDSLKDFLSPLKY from the coding sequence ATGTATAGTACAGAACTTCCTACAAACTTAGCTGAACTTGGAGAATTACTCCGTCGAGTTTTGTCGGGAGAAGAGGTTATTCTTTCTCAAGCTGGCACTCCTATCGCCCGTATTGTGCCTGTTTCCCAGCAGCCAATACCCCGGATTCCCGGATTAGATCGTGGTAAAGTAGTCATCTCCCCCGACTTTAACTTACCCCTGCCAGAAGATAGTTTAAAAGATTTTCTCAGTCCCCTAAAATATTGA
- a CDS encoding Uma2 family endonuclease, whose translation MVQALKKTVTFAEFIEWKPEDKRYELHDGVIIEMSQPLGGHEEVTGFLTIDLAVECKRLNLPYLIPNKALVKLPESESAYLPDVLFLNRSKLVDEPLWKKESTVTKGDSIPLAIEVVSTNWRVDYYRKYGDYEELGINEYWIVDYLALGAYKYVGNPKQPTISICSLIEGEYQVNQFRGSDKIVSPTFPELNLTAEQIFQAAT comes from the coding sequence ATGGTTCAAGCTTTAAAAAAAACAGTAACTTTTGCAGAATTTATAGAGTGGAAACCTGAAGATAAACGATATGAATTACATGATGGAGTAATTATTGAGATGTCGCAGCCATTGGGAGGACATGAAGAAGTTACAGGTTTTTTGACTATAGATTTAGCTGTTGAATGTAAACGATTAAATCTTCCTTACTTGATTCCTAATAAAGCATTGGTAAAACTACCCGAAAGTGAATCAGCCTATTTGCCAGATGTGTTATTCCTCAATCGTTCTAAGTTGGTAGATGAACCGTTATGGAAAAAAGAATCTACTGTTACTAAAGGTGATTCAATTCCATTAGCTATTGAAGTAGTTAGTACTAACTGGCGAGTTGATTACTATAGGAAATATGGTGATTATGAGGAACTCGGAATTAATGAATATTGGATAGTAGATTACCTTGCGCTTGGTGCTTATAAATATGTGGGTAATCCAAAACAGCCTACTATATCAATTTGCTCATTGATTGAGGGTGAGTATCAAGTTAACCAATTTAGAGGTAGTGACAAAATAGTATCACCAACCTTTCCTGAGTTGAATTTAACTGCTGAACAAATTTTTCAGGCTGCTACTTAG
- a CDS encoding EamA family transporter: protein MTPQEFSLLLISVLISVAGQFFLKMGAIKLGRVHAGNAISHIFSMMTIPELLIGLTCYALGAVAYILLLTRVNLSVAAPAVSIGYIFSVLLGYWILQESISLVRLLGLSLIVTGVILVVWRK from the coding sequence GTGACACCACAAGAATTTAGTTTATTACTGATTTCAGTTCTCATTAGTGTAGCAGGGCAGTTTTTTTTAAAGATGGGTGCAATTAAATTAGGCAGAGTTCATGCAGGGAATGCTATCAGTCACATTTTTAGCATGATGACAATACCTGAACTTTTAATAGGCCTTACTTGCTATGCTCTTGGTGCTGTAGCATACATCTTGCTTTTAACTAGAGTCAACCTAAGTGTAGCTGCTCCCGCAGTATCAATAGGTTATATCTTCTCGGTATTACTGGGCTATTGGATTTTACAAGAATCCATTTCATTAGTCCGTCTATTAGGCTTGAGCTTGATTGTGACTGGAGTGATATTAGTAGTCTGGCGAAAGTAA